Proteins found in one Sardina pilchardus chromosome 3, fSarPil1.1, whole genome shotgun sequence genomic segment:
- the LOC134076741 gene encoding charged multivesicular body protein 6-like isoform X2, with the protein MGNVFGRKGRPSRVTDQDRAVLQLKQQRDKLKQYQKRITLQLEKERSLAKQLLKDGKKERALLLLKKKRYQDQLLDKTENQIGNLERMVQDIEFAQIEMKVIEGLKTGNECLKKMHEVMSIEDVERILDEAQEGIEYQKQIDELLAGSLTQEDEDAVLQELEAITQGEDVELPEVPAEPLPEVPAQPEPERTPSRSPADREMLAA; encoded by the exons ATGGGAAACGTTTTCGGAAGAAAGGGACGCCCCAGTCGAGTCACCGATCAAGACCGAGCGGTTTTG CAACTGAAACAGCAAAGGGATAAGCTGAAGCAGTATCAGAAGAGGATTACTCTTcagctggagaaagagagatctctAGCCAAGCAGCTCCTGaaggatggaaagaaaga GAGGGCCCTTCTTTTGCTCAAAAAGAAGCGTTATCAGGACCAGTTACTGGACAAGACTGAGAATCAGATAGGCAATCTGGAGCGCATG GTGCAAGACATTGAATTTGCTCAGATTGAAATGAAAGTCATTGAGGGACTGAAGACTGGAAATGAATGCCTCAAGAAGATGCATGAG GTCATGTCCATTGAAGACGTGGAGAGAATTCTCGATGAGGCCCAAGAGGGAATAGAGTATCAGAAG CAAATCGACGAGCTGTTGGCGGGCTCCCTGACgcaggaggacgaggacgcTGTGCTACAGGAGCTGGAGGCCATTACTCAG GGAGAAGATGTTGAGCTTCCAGAAGTACCCGCAGAACCCTTGCCAGAGGTCCCTGCACAGCCAGAGCCAG AGAGAACGCCATCACGAAGCCCCGCTGACAGAGAGATGCTGGCTGCTTAG
- the LOC134076741 gene encoding charged multivesicular body protein 6-like isoform X1, which produces MGNVFGRKGRPSRVTDQDRAVLQLKQQRDKLKQYQKRITLQLEKERSLAKQLLKDGKKERALLLLKKKRYQDQLLDKTENQIGNLERMVQDIEFAQIEMKVIEGLKTGNECLKKMHEVMSIEDVERILDEAQEGIEYQKQIDELLAGSLTQEDEDAVLQELEAITQGEDVELPEVPAEPLPEVPAQPEPAERTPSRSPADREMLAA; this is translated from the exons ATGGGAAACGTTTTCGGAAGAAAGGGACGCCCCAGTCGAGTCACCGATCAAGACCGAGCGGTTTTG CAACTGAAACAGCAAAGGGATAAGCTGAAGCAGTATCAGAAGAGGATTACTCTTcagctggagaaagagagatctctAGCCAAGCAGCTCCTGaaggatggaaagaaaga GAGGGCCCTTCTTTTGCTCAAAAAGAAGCGTTATCAGGACCAGTTACTGGACAAGACTGAGAATCAGATAGGCAATCTGGAGCGCATG GTGCAAGACATTGAATTTGCTCAGATTGAAATGAAAGTCATTGAGGGACTGAAGACTGGAAATGAATGCCTCAAGAAGATGCATGAG GTCATGTCCATTGAAGACGTGGAGAGAATTCTCGATGAGGCCCAAGAGGGAATAGAGTATCAGAAG CAAATCGACGAGCTGTTGGCGGGCTCCCTGACgcaggaggacgaggacgcTGTGCTACAGGAGCTGGAGGCCATTACTCAG GGAGAAGATGTTGAGCTTCCAGAAGTACCCGCAGAACCCTTGCCAGAGGTCCCTGCACAGCCAGAGCCAG CAGAGAGAACGCCATCACGAAGCCCCGCTGACAGAGAGATGCTGGCTGCTTAG